The Zea mays subsp. mays mitochondrion, complete genome genome contains a region encoding:
- the orf130 gene encoding hypothetical protein, which produces MAKSILFQDMDSAGNAIRNPQTNCEYNPKMFQRILLDLQLEGIQSKYYSQFVNQRVDSIPKESWNNLRIDELPLNQFNQEKFLLLGCFVSWFHWRNYPRRAMRGEAGGSRLNPSKSLEGKFIPLVCACII; this is translated from the coding sequence ATGGCCAAATCAATCCTGTTCCAGGATATGGATAGTGCGGGCAATGCAATACGAAACCCCCAAACCAATTGTGAGTATAATCCTAAAATGTTTCAAAGGATCCTTCTTGACTTGCAGCTGGAAGGGATCCAGAGTAAATATTATAGCCAATTCGTAAATCAAAGGGTGGATAGCATCCCAAAAGAATCCTGGAATAATTTAAGGATTGATGAATTACCTTTAAACCAATTCAATCAAGAAAAGTTCCTGCTTTTGGGCTGCTTTGTGAGTTGGTTCCACTGGCGTAACTACCCCCGGAGGGCGATGCGGGGCGAGGCTGGGGGCAGCCGACTCAATCCTTCCAAATCACTAGAAGGCAAGTTCATTCCTCTTGTGTGCGCATGCATTATCTAA
- the orf165 gene encoding hypothetical protein: MGPRSQMQVNPYYQCNVMQETYTPNDATEEIAVQEEEEMKSHRIRTPLQMSISCIFRLMQFQGWSLLAHFKSRSLLVDKQALPLLIPAVQVHSLICLSQLKPLAISKNSAKIAVAGGGQLTSGAIIADTAFSIQKHAFNNNLRVLDLKEYDVMIGSINIAHLPSI; encoded by the coding sequence ATGGGTCCCCGGTCACAAATGCAAGTTAATCCCTACTATCAATGCAATGTCATGCAGGAAACTTACACACCAAATGATGCCACAGAAGAGATTGCAGTACAAGAAGAAGAAGAAATGAAATCCCACAGGATCAGGACTCCCCTCCAAATGAGTATCTCATGCATATTTCGGCTCATGCAGTTTCAGGGCTGGTCACTGCTGGCACATTTTAAGTCAAGGTCACTGTTGGTGGACAAACAGGCATTGCCCTTATTGATACCGGCAGTTCAAGTACATTCATTGATTTGTCTTTCGCAGTTAAAACCACTTGCCATATCCAAAAATTCGGCTAAAATAGCTGTGGCTGGGGGAGGCCAACTTACATCTGGGGCAATCATAGCAGACACTGCATTCTCTATTCAGAAACATGCCTTCAACAACAACCTTAGAGTCCTGGACTTGAAAGAATACGATGTCATGATTGGCTCTATAAACATAGCCCATTTGCCCTCAATTTGA
- the orf138-b gene encoding hypothetical protein — MDGGINTVYGSIFALVRVGFYTTVWYKFIPCNIDIQPDQLLYMSWDYFLNESAIVQGYTKITLQETQDISDIVMSIRGDTPFTFDENSFNNMAMLKEVIPPEEPAIQIPMDNIDRKWRVGVSLGIVIAFCVAIGVFPD; from the coding sequence ATGGATGGAGGAATCAATACTGTATATGGTAGTATTTTCGCACTTGTCAGAGTTGGTTTTTACACTACAGTTTGGTACAAGTTTATACCTTGTAATATAGATATTCAACCAGATCAACTGCTTTATATGTCGTGGGATTACTTTCTCAATGAGAGTGCTATTGTACAAGGGTATACTAAGATAACACTGCAGGAAACTCAAGATATATCAGATATAGTGATGTCAATCCGGGGAGATACTCCTTTTACCTTTGATGAGAATAGTTTTAACAATATGGCTATGTTGAAAGAGGTCATACCACCAGAGGAACCAGCAATACAAATACCTATGGATAATATAGACAGAAAATGGAGAGTAGGGGTTAGTTTAGGTATCGTAATAGCATTCTGTGTTGCTATTGGTGTATTTCCAGACTAA
- the orf302 gene encoding hypothetical protein — protein sequence MDPGDRRFSTVSPNVDFVELAKQMKIVTENIDRRREMINKQVAFHYAVNVYHVNSVGGIEDIEQYSEIPHVLIGCGNTISADPYFGDEDDCSLMWENLVWAGLYGDGMKTPLIDSHPTNRTYIDIIADGVDFHEDNRKVRAIFKIIDGKMCELWWLNGSKENDSIWTVIENYKTFCEMNDPCVYTQEFREFVRARNKNNSDWPFILEFFHANLFHTNIVDVMYNIISKDVRLQYVLNFPSLTVSSPYKNQSVMDNADLGKKVLFALSVTYMHHVCAKFLEGDLYFRNDIDKYRDNPFIPFIR from the coding sequence ATGGATCCAGGGGATAGAAGGTTTAGCACGGTATCACCTAATGTTGATTTTGTTGAGCTAGCCAAACAAATGAAAATAGTAACTGAAAATATAGATCGACGGAGGGAAATGATAAATAAACAAGTAGCCTTCCATTATGCGGTAAACGTTTATCATGTAAACTCCGTCGGGGGTATAGAAGATATCGAACAATACAGCGAAATCCCTCATGTTTTAATAGGCTGCGGTAACACAATCAGTGCTGATCCCTACTTCGGAGACGAAGATGATTGTTCTCTCATGTGGGAGAATTTAGTTTGGGCAGGTTTATACGGTGATGGAATGAAAACCCCTTTGATTGATTCTCACCCAACCAATCGAACCTATATTGATATTATCGCTGATGGTGTCGATTTTCATGAAGATAATAGAAAAGTAAGAGCTATCTTCAAAATCATTGATGGAAAAATGTGTGAACTATGGTGGCTTAATGGGAGCAAAGAGAATGATAGTATTTGGACAGTTATAGAGAACTATAAAACATTTTGTGAAATGAATGATCCTTGTGTTTATACACAAGAATTCAGAGAGTTCGTTCGAGCGAGAAATAAAAATAATTCTGATTGGCCTTTTATTCTGGAGTTCTTTCATGCCAACCTATTTCATACCAATATAGTAGATGTAATGTATAATATAATTAGCAAGGACGTCAGGCTTCAATACGTTTTGAATTTCCCATCTTTGACGGTTTCGTCACCATATAAAAATCAGTCAGTGATGGATAATGCTGACTTGGGAAAGAAAGTACTATTTGCACTTAGCGTCACATATATGCATCATGTGTGCGCTAAATTTTTAGAAGGTGATCTATATTTCCGGAATGATATTGATAAATATCGGGATAATCCTTTCATCCCATTTATACGTTGA
- the orf111-a gene encoding hypothetical protein, which yields MSTDLHLPVNLDGLDCFNTSINTDSLSCGNAIYLEGRFVSRRKEMEILSLERYFLIGEEILSLFGLEICPVDFSDLRAQAQYCTLPACSPDPSIFSRGAVQITLYGSIGIT from the coding sequence ATGTCAACGGACTTGCACTTGCCTGTCAATCTTGACGGACTTGATTGTTTCAATACGTCAATCAATACGGATTCTCTTTCCTGTGGAAATGCTATCTACCTGGAAGGAAGGTTTGTTTCCCGAAGGAAGGAGATGGAGATTCTTTCGCTGGAGAGATACTTTCTCATTGGAGAGGAGATACTTTCTCTTTTCGGGCTCGAAATCTGTCCTGTCGATTTCTCTGATTTAAGGGCGCAAGCACAATACTGCACTCTCCCTGCTTGCTCGCCCGATCCGTCGATCTTCTCGAGAGGAGCAGTTCAAATCACCCTGTACGGATCCATTGGGATCACCTAG
- the orf131-a gene encoding hypothetical protein, whose amino-acid sequence MTTDFNRMRDLYCKFEKFVFDKRGVSNIFQVPDIECSTSVESVNRTLLWKVVGLYKKLLSNNSISNRSNDIISNEIFSNGPYIFKSLNDQLAYHSKLYMDSLTNKDFIHQISYEVYDPGCKLSLDISYCQF is encoded by the coding sequence ATGACAACCGATTTCAACCGTATGAGGGATTTGTATTGTAAGTTCGAAAAGTTTGTATTTGACAAGAGAGGTGTATCTAATATATTCCAAGTACCGGATATTGAATGTAGTACATCAGTGGAATCTGTAAATAGAACATTATTGTGGAAAGTAGTGGGTTTATATAAGAAGTTATTATCTAATAATAGTATTTCTAATAGATCAAATGATATTATCTCTAATGAGATTTTCTCTAATGGCCCGTATATATTCAAATCGTTAAATGATCAACTAGCATATCATAGTAAGTTATATATGGATTCATTAACTAATAAAGATTTCATTCATCAAATATCATATGAAGTTTATGATCCTGGGTGCAAATTATCTTTGGACATCTCCTATTGTCAGTTTTAA
- the orf121-b gene encoding hypothetical protein has protein sequence MRLALSQIPARMLGTVIPNAWHYSNHLLSFYLRFIWWGGIYISCFLLSRLYGIPYLLLWPRVNQSIQSKQPKHSKVSVFSSYFCLIRNPNPPQRSPIPIKKKGATKWVVIAREPSTGYYGK, from the coding sequence ATGAGATTGGCACTGTCTCAAATCCCAGCACGAATGCTTGGCACTGTAATCCCAAATGCATGGCACTACAGTAATCACTTACTTTCATTCTACCTACGATTTATTTGGTGGGGTGGCATCTATATCAGCTGCTTTCTACTCTCAAGACTCTATGGAATTCCCTATCTTCTTCTCTGGCCAAGGGTGAATCAATCGATTCAATCAAAGCAACCCAAGCATTCAAAAGTATCCGTTTTTAGTTCTTACTTTTGCCTGATCCGGAACCCTAACCCGCCCCAAAGATCACCCATACCCATCAAGAAAAAAGGCGCAACGAAGTGGGTTGTTATCGCGAGAGAGCCCAGCACTGGTTATTATGGTAAGTAG
- the orf126-c gene encoding hypothetical protein: MITHRFSAYSPYEVAETFNALKQDNMTVNAYIDKFEDFMTMLKQDTPELTEEWFVKCFVNGLRHDIKHQLRPLHPESLTDAYWQAKDMERSAPPKKQFSSYQRQITAAPYRTLLLCRTCYHHTRQN; this comes from the coding sequence ATGATTACTCATCGTTTCTCTGCATACAGTCCCTATGAAGTTGCTGAAACTTTCAATGCACTGAAACAAGACAACATGACAGTCAATGCTTATATTGATAAGTTTGAAGATTTCATGACTATGTTGAAACAAGATACACCAGAGCTAACCGAAGAGTGGTTTGTAAAATGCTTTGTCAACGGCCTTCGTCATGACATCAAACACCAACTCAGGCCTCTCCATCCAGAGTCCCTGACTGATGCGTACTGGCAGGCCAAAGACATGGAACGCAGTGCCCCACCTAAGAAACAGTTTTCTTCATATCAGAGACAAATCACTGCTGCTCCATACAGAACTCTCCTTTTGTGCAGAACCTGCTACCACCACACCAGACAAAACTAA
- the atp8 gene encoding ATPase subunit 8 (synonym: orfB), protein MPQLDKLTYFSQFFWLCLLLFTFYILFYNNNNGILGISRILKLRNQLLSHRGNKIRSKDPNNLEDISRKGFSTGLSYMYSSLSEVSQWTVDYLGKRRKITLISDFGEISGSRGMERQILYLISKSSYNTSSSRITCWKNIMLTHVPHGQGSII, encoded by the coding sequence ATGCCTCAACTTGATAAATTGACTTATTTCTCACAATTCTTCTGGTTATGCCTTCTCCTCTTTACTTTTTATATTCTCTTTTATAATAATAATAATGGAATACTTGGAATTAGCAGAATTCTCAAACTACGGAACCAACTGCTTTCGCACCGGGGGAACAAGATCCGGAGCAAGGACCCTAATAATTTGGAAGATATCTCGAGAAAAGGTTTTAGCACCGGTCTCTCATATATGTACTCCAGTTTATCCGAAGTATCCCAATGGACCGTCGACTATTTGGGAAAAAGGAGGAAAATCACTCTGATCTCAGATTTCGGAGAAATAAGTGGCTCACGAGGAATGGAGAGACAGATTCTCTATTTGATCTCGAAGTCCTCATATAACACTTCTTCCAGTCGGATCACTTGTTGGAAAAACATAATGCTCACACATGTTCCACACGGGCAAGGAAGCATAATCTAA
- the orf104-b gene encoding hypothetical protein: MKGSFVWIQVPQLLALHGYSIFLVPLFSNRAPSLSEHSAFLVCSTHSTPSTQSRDQNHTLDHTFHERKGQAAAAKPRSPSLDSVNQSYLIGHNGIFTIRDVCTY, translated from the coding sequence ATGAAAGGGAGTTTTGTCTGGATCCAGGTACCTCAACTATTGGCCTTACATGGGTATTCCATCTTTCTAGTCCCACTCTTCTCCAACAGAGCTCCCTCACTGAGCGAGCATTCGGCATTCCTAGTATGCTCCACTCATTCTACGCCAAGCACCCAATCACGGGATCAGAATCACACTCTAGATCATACCTTTCACGAAAGAAAAGGACAGGCAGCCGCTGCTAAACCAAGATCCCCATCTCTTGACTCCGTCAATCAATCTTACCTTATAGGGCACAATGGTATATTTACCATACGAGATGTGTGCACCTACTAA